In one Sesamum indicum cultivar Zhongzhi No. 13 linkage group LG12, S_indicum_v1.0, whole genome shotgun sequence genomic region, the following are encoded:
- the LOC105174967 gene encoding NAD-dependent protein deacetylase SRT1 isoform X1: protein MSLGYAEKLSVIEDVGNVGMAEYFDPPHVFQEKVERLAGMIQKSKHLVVFTGAGISTSIGIPDFRGPKGIWTLQRQGKALPEASLPFHRATPSPTHMALVELEKAGLLKFLISQNVDGLHIRSGIPREKLAELHGNSFMELCPSCGAEYMRDFEIETIGLKETARRCSKAGCCAKLRDTVLDWEDALPRKEMDPAEKHCKMADVVLCLGTSLQITPACNLPLKCLRGGGKIVIVNLQKTPKDKKASLVIHGLVDKVIAGVMNMLNMCIPPFVRIDLFQIILTQALSLDKKYVNWTLRIASVHGKQAPLPFVRSVEVSFSESLNMKAAVLHNQPLHLKRRTVRSTKPFDIILKMNFSPGCKCLYTKLKIPVDFEVSTDVVKEERDSIIQKLKDRAIKDPCCGQTAVVERRAILVPKSEVIVHAIVTNIIEYGSSSGDSEASSLGNVSLKRKHEVKLDSGISWKRTKARKQNSRHRR, encoded by the exons ATGTCTCTGGGGTATGCCGAGAAGCTTTCTGTGATTGAAGATGTGGGCAACGTTGGAATGGCAGAGTATTTTGACCCGCCGCATGTTTTCCAGGAGAAA GTTGAACGACTTGCTGGGATGATACAAAAG AGCAAGCACTTAGTGGTGTTTACTGGAGCGGGAATATCAACTTCTATTGGTATACCTGATTTTCGTGGTCCCAAGGGTATCTGGACCCTTCAG CGCCAGGGCAAAGCATTGCCAGAAGCATCTCTACCTTTCCATCGTGCGACACCAAGCCCAACTCATATGGCATTGGTTGAACTTGAGAAGGCTGGTCTCCTGAAGTTCCTTATCAGCCAG AACGTTGATGGCCTCCATATTCGTTCTGGAATACCAAGGGAAAAACTTGCTGAATTACATGGAAACTCCTTTATGGAACTATGCCCATCCTGCGGAGCTGA ATATATGAGGGACTTTGAAATTGAGACTATTGGATTGAAGGAGACCGCACGCCGTTGTTCCAAAGCCGGTTGCTGTGCAAAATTGAGGGATACTGTTCTTGACTGGGAG GATGCTTTGCCACGTAAGGAGATGGATCCTGCAGAAAAGCACTGTAAAATGGCTGATGTTGTCTTATGCCTAGGGACAAG TTTGCAGATAACTCCTGCGTGTAATTTGCCCCTAAAGTGTCTCAGGGGTGGTGGAAAGATTGTAATTGTGAATCTTCAG AAAACCCCCAAGGACAAGAAAGCAAGCCTGGTGATCCATGGACTTGTAGATAAG GTGATTGCAGGAGTCATGAACATGCTCAATATGTGTATCCCTCCATTTGTTCGaattgatctttttcagatcatTTTAACTCAGGCCTTAAGTCTAG ataaaaaatatgtgaacTGGACCCTCAGAATAGCCAGTGTACATGGGAAGCAGGCACCTTTGCCTTTTGTTAGATCTGTTGAG gtCTCCTTCTCCGAAAGTTTAAACATGAAGGCAGCAGTTCTGCACAATCAACCTCTTCATCTAAAAAG GAGGACTGTGAGGAGCACAAAAccttttgatattattttgaaaatgaactTCAGCCCTGGTTGCAAGTGTTTGTACACTAAGCTCAAGATCCCAGTTGATTTTGAG GTTTCAACAGACGTTGTCAAGGAAGAGAGGGATTCCATTATTCAGAAGCTCAAGGACCGAGCCATCAAGGATCCATGTTGCGGGCAGACAGCAGTAGTCGAAAGGCGGGCCATTTTAGTTCCGAAAAGTGAAGTTATTGTCCATGCAATTGTTACAAACATTATTGAATACGGCAGTTCTTCAGGCGATTCTGAAGCGTCATCTCTTGGTAACGTCTCACTTAAGAGGAAACATGAAGTTAAGCTTGACAGCGGGATATCTTGGAAACGAACAAAggcaagaaaacaaaacagtAGACATAGAAGGTGA
- the LOC105174967 gene encoding NAD-dependent protein deacetylase SRT1 isoform X2 has translation MMKNLMVERLAGMIQKSKHLVVFTGAGISTSIGIPDFRGPKGIWTLQRQGKALPEASLPFHRATPSPTHMALVELEKAGLLKFLISQNVDGLHIRSGIPREKLAELHGNSFMELCPSCGAEYMRDFEIETIGLKETARRCSKAGCCAKLRDTVLDWEDALPRKEMDPAEKHCKMADVVLCLGTSLQITPACNLPLKCLRGGGKIVIVNLQKTPKDKKASLVIHGLVDKVIAGVMNMLNMCIPPFVRIDLFQIILTQALSLDKKYVNWTLRIASVHGKQAPLPFVRSVEVSFSESLNMKAAVLHNQPLHLKRRTVRSTKPFDIILKMNFSPGCKCLYTKLKIPVDFEVSTDVVKEERDSIIQKLKDRAIKDPCCGQTAVVERRAILVPKSEVIVHAIVTNIIEYGSSSGDSEASSLGNVSLKRKHEVKLDSGISWKRTKARKQNSRHRR, from the exons ATGATGAAAAACTTGATG GTTGAACGACTTGCTGGGATGATACAAAAG AGCAAGCACTTAGTGGTGTTTACTGGAGCGGGAATATCAACTTCTATTGGTATACCTGATTTTCGTGGTCCCAAGGGTATCTGGACCCTTCAG CGCCAGGGCAAAGCATTGCCAGAAGCATCTCTACCTTTCCATCGTGCGACACCAAGCCCAACTCATATGGCATTGGTTGAACTTGAGAAGGCTGGTCTCCTGAAGTTCCTTATCAGCCAG AACGTTGATGGCCTCCATATTCGTTCTGGAATACCAAGGGAAAAACTTGCTGAATTACATGGAAACTCCTTTATGGAACTATGCCCATCCTGCGGAGCTGA ATATATGAGGGACTTTGAAATTGAGACTATTGGATTGAAGGAGACCGCACGCCGTTGTTCCAAAGCCGGTTGCTGTGCAAAATTGAGGGATACTGTTCTTGACTGGGAG GATGCTTTGCCACGTAAGGAGATGGATCCTGCAGAAAAGCACTGTAAAATGGCTGATGTTGTCTTATGCCTAGGGACAAG TTTGCAGATAACTCCTGCGTGTAATTTGCCCCTAAAGTGTCTCAGGGGTGGTGGAAAGATTGTAATTGTGAATCTTCAG AAAACCCCCAAGGACAAGAAAGCAAGCCTGGTGATCCATGGACTTGTAGATAAG GTGATTGCAGGAGTCATGAACATGCTCAATATGTGTATCCCTCCATTTGTTCGaattgatctttttcagatcatTTTAACTCAGGCCTTAAGTCTAG ataaaaaatatgtgaacTGGACCCTCAGAATAGCCAGTGTACATGGGAAGCAGGCACCTTTGCCTTTTGTTAGATCTGTTGAG gtCTCCTTCTCCGAAAGTTTAAACATGAAGGCAGCAGTTCTGCACAATCAACCTCTTCATCTAAAAAG GAGGACTGTGAGGAGCACAAAAccttttgatattattttgaaaatgaactTCAGCCCTGGTTGCAAGTGTTTGTACACTAAGCTCAAGATCCCAGTTGATTTTGAG GTTTCAACAGACGTTGTCAAGGAAGAGAGGGATTCCATTATTCAGAAGCTCAAGGACCGAGCCATCAAGGATCCATGTTGCGGGCAGACAGCAGTAGTCGAAAGGCGGGCCATTTTAGTTCCGAAAAGTGAAGTTATTGTCCATGCAATTGTTACAAACATTATTGAATACGGCAGTTCTTCAGGCGATTCTGAAGCGTCATCTCTTGGTAACGTCTCACTTAAGAGGAAACATGAAGTTAAGCTTGACAGCGGGATATCTTGGAAACGAACAAAggcaagaaaacaaaacagtAGACATAGAAGGTGA